One Onthophagus taurus isolate NC chromosome 11, IU_Otau_3.0, whole genome shotgun sequence genomic window carries:
- the LOC111424239 gene encoding juvenile hormone acid O-methyltransferase-like: protein MFDAKLYEKFQLPFYVTAREILSDYGHLIKWPKKQTSTQVMKILDAGCGEGTSTVKIFQEFVTKNVENYQIVGVDFSEEMISTAKEKYHCEKNCEFEQMDLSLDTFPDKYIEHFDLIYSMYCLNFVATTNWIKNFYEMLKPSGQIFFATTVTDWFMGKFLMVNQREEFQKYQNTTNWNTPFFTKANIDEWLKSLLKNAGFKNITIQHNETTVKFLNKDFFSAFIRSFTTSHSNLPTNLVDVYINEVVEEFVNQSTKLYGSSSEIIARIPRILVFAEK, encoded by the exons ATGTTTGATGCTAAATTATACGAAAAGTTTCAGTTACCTTTTTATGTAACTGCGAGAGAGATATTATCCGATTATGGACATCTTATTAAATGGCCAAAAAAACAGACAAGCACTCaagttatgaaaattttagatGCTGGTTGTGGAGAAGGAACATCAACagtgaaaattttccaagaatttgttaccaaaaatgttgaaaattaccAAATAGTCGGAGTTGATTTTTCCGAAGAAATGATTTCAACAGCAAAAGAAAAATACCATTGCGAAAAGAATTGTGAATTTGAACAAATGGATCTTTCACTAGATACTTTTCCAGATAAATATATTGAAcatttcgatttaatttattcaatgTATTGTTTGAATTTCGTTGCAACAACCaa ttggattaaaaacttttatgaaaTGTTGAAACCAAGTGGACAAATTTTCTTCGCTACAACAGTTACAGACTGGTTTATGGggaaatttttaatggtaaaccAACGCGAAGaattccaaaaatatcaaaacacTACAAACTGGAATACCCCTTTTTTCACGAAAGCGAATATCGACGAATGGTTAAAATCTCTTCTCAAGAACGCAGGGTTTAAAAACATTACCATACAACATAATGAAACCacagtaaaatttttaaataaagattttttttctgcttTTATTAGAAGCTTTACAACCAGCCACAGTAATTTACCAACAAATTTAGTTGATGTTTACATCAATGAAGTTGTTGAAGAGTTTGTTAATCAATCTACAAAACTTTACGGTTCATCATCTGAAATAATTGCGAGAATACCAAGAATTTTAGTTTTCGCtgaaaaataa